TCCAGACCCAGGTGCTTCAAGTGCCTTGAGCTCGGCCATATTGCAGCGCGTTGCAAGAGCACTGCAAATCGCAGCGACTGCTGTCTTAAGTGCGGACAAACCGGGCACAAGATTGCTAGCTGCACTCAAGAGGCCAAGTGCTTCCTATGCACCAGTGCCAAGAGAGCCGACGCTAGGCATATTGCGGGTAGCAGAAGATGTCCTTTGAGTACCAAGCCTCCGAGGAAATGAAGATCGTCCAGATCAACTTAAATCACTGCGAAGCGGCGCACCATCTGTTGAGCCAAACCATGCGCGAAGTCCAAGCCGACGTAGCGCTAATAAGCGAGCCGTATAGAAAAACCCCCGGGTCTGACTACATATTGGACGGTACAGGAAGCGCCGCGATCCTAATCAACGGGACAAGCCGGCCAAGAAACCTGCGCATTGGCTCATTCTATGTAAGGGGGCTGGTTGGCGACCTGTGCCTGTACAGCTGTTATCTACCGCCACGCCTTTCCCTTCCGGAATTTTCGGCAGTTATTGATGAGCTGGCTAACGACGCAAGAGGAGAGCGAAACGTGGTTATCGCTGGGGACTTCAACGCCTGGGCAGAGGAGTGGGGCTCAGTCCACACGAACGCAAGAGGGCGTACCCTTCAGGAAGCCTTCGCGTCTATGGACGTAGCTCTTCTAAACACGGGGACGGAGCACACCTTCAgccgagctggagcaggatcGGTAGTAGACCTGACCTACTGCAGTGGCTCGCTTTTCCAGCGCGCACAATGGTCCATCAGCGATGCCTATACGGCAAGTGACCACAAGGCGATTATCTGCGACATCACCAGCAGAGGATCTTCTACAGCCCCATCAGCGAAGAGGCACTTCAACCCAAAGACGCTCCAGCGGGACGCGTTCCTGAGGGAATTTGGGAGCCCCGACATCGGTGAGAACGCAGCGGCAAGCGCAATCAGCCTGACTAGAGCAGTCGAGAGGGCATGCACGGCAAGCATGAGGGTGTCAAggagccaccaccgccaccgggaACCAGTCTATTGGTGGACCGACGAGATCGCAGAGGCTCGCAGAACCTGCCTTCGGGCAAGACGGCGGCAGCAAAGGGAGCACGGCCATCCCAACAACGAGACTCTGAGGCAAGAATACGCCGACAATCGAAGGGCCTTAAAGAGACTCATCAAGCAGTCGAAGAAGAGATGCTTCTTGGAGCTGTGTGACTCAGCCGAGCAGGACCCTTGGGGCTCAGCATATAAAATAGTGGATAAAAAGCTAAGCCAGGCGAAACCTCTAAAAGCAGGCGACGCGGCCACGATGACAGCGATCGTGGAACACCTGTTTCCAATGGTGCCCTCGGATCCGCAACCTCCTCACGCGGTTCCAGGCGACTTGCCGCAGATAGCGCTCCGACCGGAGGAAATACGCGAGGTCGCAAAGGATATGCCTTCGGGGAAGGCGCCAGGGCCGGACGGTATCCCAGATATCGCCGTCAAGCttggaatgtacgagcacccGGAAGCATTCGCAGCCGTCTTCAACCAGTGTCTCACGAAAGGCTTCTTTCCAGAGCGCTGGAAGAGACAGAAGCTGGTACTGCTCCCCAAGCCCAACAAGCCGCCCGAGGACCCATCCTCATACAGACCGATATGCCTGATCGACCACATCGGCAAGGCTTTCGAACGCTGTATCAGCCTCAGACTGCACGAGGCCATCTCCGCTGCAGGGGACCTCTCAGAAATGCAGTTCGGCTTTAGGAAAGCGAGATCGACAGTGGACGCCATAGCAACGGTCAAGGAGATCGCCTCGAAGGCAATTGAAGGCACAAGATGGCACGGTGGCAGCAAGGAGTACTGCTTGGTGGTAACACTGGATATAAAAAATGCGTTCAACACAGCGAGATGGGGCGTTACCATAAGGGCATTACAGCACCTAGGGGTACCGGACGCTCTGGTGGGCATAGTCAAGGCCTACTTCAGCGACAGAGTGCTACTGTACGACACAGAAGGAGGCACACTTGAGCACAGGGTGACCTGCGGGGTCCCCCAAGGTTCGGTTCTCGGGCCGCTGCTGTGGAACGCAATGTACGATGGTGTGCTACGGCTGCCACTACCAGGGAGAACCAAAGTAATTGGTTTCGCTGACGATATTGCCGTGGTAATCGTGGCAAAAACCGTTAATGAAGCCGAGAGCCTCGCGAATGCAGCAATCGGCATCATAGTGGAGTGGCTCCAAGCGGTCGGCCTGGACATTGCTCACCACAAAACGGAGGCAGTGCTTATATCTAGCCGCAAGCAGGTAGAGACAGCCACCATCCGAGTCGGAGACACCACGGTCACGTCGGCGCGAGCGATTCGATACCTAGGGGTCTTGTTAGACACTAGGCTAACGTTCAAGGAGCATCTGGCGGAAGCGAACAGGAAGGCGTCGAGAGTCGCTAGGGCTCTAGCGCGAATAATGCTCAACTGCAGGGGCCCAAGACAGGGGCGCAGAATACTCCTACAGTCCGTCTGCAGGGCAACAGCCCTGTACGCAGCTCCAATATGGGCGGAAGCTGCGGAGAAGAGGTCCTACATAAGGGGCCTGGAATCGACGCACAGGCTGTGCGCCCTAAGGGTGTGCTCCGGCTTTCGGACAATCTCAGACGACGCAGCCCAAGTCATAGCGGGAACTCTGCCCATAGACTTGCTGGCCTTGGAGGCGAAGGAGATACACCACGAGGTGAAGAAGATTGTGGGACAGTGCAGCTCGGCCCAGAAGCGAGCCATAAAAGCCAACGCCAGAACCAACAGCTTGGAAAGGTGGCAAAGACGGTGGCAGCAGTCGACGAAGGGAAGATGGACCTTTAGGATCATCCCGGATGTGGTCGCATGGACGCGAAGACAGCATGGCGAGGTGAACTTTTGGCTCACCCAAATGCTCAGCGGGCATGGATGCTTCAGGAGCTACCTGGCCAGGTTTGGCCACGACGATGACAGCCACTGCTCAGAATGCGGCGTCGACGAGACGGCTGAGCacatcatttttaattgccagcgattCGACCGTGACAGGGAAGGCTTCATGGAGGACGTAACGGACCCTTCTACCCTAGGGGAGCGCATGATCTCGGATCAGACGTTCTGGGATCAGATGAGCAACTTCGCTGCAGTGGCGATGAAGAGGCTGCGGGCAgcggaaagagagagagccgCTCGGAGTCAACAGGATCCTAGCTAGGGATAAGTGAGCGCATCCTGGCCCTGCGAAGCATAGCCTCGCGGTAGTACCGCAGGGACTCCAGGATTTCTCGCACCTCACAACACCTTAcaacccccccccccctccccccccccccccccccccctacACACAACACCCTCCAACCCCCCCACACCATTACAACTTGTACATACTAATATCTACCCACAACAATAAacatgataaaaaaaaaaaaaaaaaaaattaagccTTGATATACAGCCATGTATCAGTTCATTGGGCCCAACGAGCTTCTTGGTGACATCCATgaggtaataaataaataattggtttttgtgagctatattaatttaaaacttatatgattttgtaaataaataataagataACAAAAAAAGATCAAGATTAATGCGgtgaattgatttaatttaggGGAAATGTACACCAGATTCCACACATTTCCAAAGGTCGGGAGGGTATAGAGGAACGAGTGATCACTACCATCTGGACCACTTTCCAACACAACCCCTAATTCTTTGCTATCGTTTACTCCGTTTTGTGGAATTCGCTAAATGGTGCACGCAACCCCGATTCCCTCTCCAGCCGAGGCTGTAACCGAAAACAAGCAACAGCCCTACTACTATATACAAtactagtgggccctatgcgcttcgccgcatgcagtcttaaaattcaatgaaaaattcctagaatttgttatatgaaagtcatttattttatttaaaaattgttattttcaatccaaaacatttggataaactatatttttcgtttgtccatttggagcgaatacaaataaagagtttggaatgccaactcttgaactCTTGTCACGAGCTGTAATGAAtgcattattaaaaaaattcaaatgtcTTCTTGTGTTAAAATgaatgcatattaaatttatattatactcTGCCGGTTTGTGGATCTATCATTGGTATATTGATATTCTAGGCGTCATCACCTTTCCAGTACAATAATGGATATTGTAATGCATCATAGCTGCGGTGAAGCTCTGAAACACGCTGTAATTGCTCATTTCTTCGATGTAGCACGATGTCGCGAGATTGAAACTGGTCCCAACAATTACAATAGCCACATCATCGGTTTTCGGTGCATTAAATCGACTTGCATGCTCTCCGATGGGTGTTCTATCGGCTTTTATGATGATTTTGTGATTATCCGATGGCATACGATCGAGAGCGATTTTGAATACTTGAACTAATTCATTATGTTGatgaaaaaatgtttgaagctCAGAAACAATTTGTCGCCTTACCCTCGAAGCAATTGTACATCGCCGATCCAATTCgcgattttcatttccaacGAAATAGATTTGTAAGAATTGATGGTCGGAATCAGGATATGGTAATAATGAGCCAGCGCGGTGGTAAATCTGACCCTGAATCTGTAATATGTGAGACGAagaacgaagaagaagaaggaggagaaagaagaaggaggatgaagaagaagaagaaggaagaagaactAATCACCTTGAACGTCGGCATTAAATTGTCTCTTACAATTTTTGTCGCACCAAAAGAAGTCATTTGAAATGATGCATTGTATTCTTGAATATGAGACAAAAAATGTGTCGACGTTGATACCATTCCAAAAATCAGCGAACGTAGTGGATCGGGTGGTGAATTAAATGTTGGCAATTTCACTTTGCCGTTAGCACAGCTCATGCCATctgttttatttggaaatttggtTGCACCACAATGTGCACATCTCACCGTCATTCCACCAATACAGCCATATGCACTGTAATCAATGGCACTATCgtaattaaaagcagcaaggagcgTTTGCTGCAAAACACGAACTCCCGCTCGCACTGGCCGGTTTCGAGGTGGCTGCCTATCAAGAGATCGATTAGGTGAGTTTCGATTTCGTGCATATCGATCTCTTCTATCTGCATTAATTTGTGCACGCTCTTCCTCACATTGCAATGTTCTATTcggcattttatttgctgtatGATGAAATTTAAGGCACGACTAacactataaatatatgatgCAAAATACTTACATACATGGAATaagatttc
This genomic stretch from Drosophila teissieri strain GT53w unplaced genomic scaffold, Prin_Dtei_1.1 Segkk14_quiver_pilon_scaf, whole genome shotgun sequence harbors:
- the LOC122625608 gene encoding uncharacterized protein LOC122625608 isoform X1, coding for MPNRTLQCEEERAQINADRRDRYARNRNSPNRSLDRQPPRNRPVRAGVRVLQQTLLAAFNYDSAIDYSAYGCIGGMTVRCAHCGATKFPNKTDGMSCANGKVKLPTFNSPPDPLRSLIFGMVSTSTHFLSHIQEYNASFQMTSFGATKIVRDNLMPTFKIQGQIYHRAGSLLPYPDSDHQFLQIYFVGNENRELDRRCTIASRVRRQIVSELQTFFHQHNELVQVFKIALDRMPSDNHKIIIKADRTPIGEHASRFNAPKTDDVAIVIVGTSFNLATSCYIEEMSNYSVFQSFTAAMMHYNIHYCTGKVMTPRISIYQ
- the LOC122625608 gene encoding uncharacterized protein LOC122625608 isoform X2; this encodes MPNRTLQCEEERAQINADRRDRYARNRNSPNRSLDRQPPRNRPVRAGVRVLQQTLLAAFNYDSAIDYSAYGCIGGMTVRCAHCGATKFPNKTDGMSCANGKVKLPTFNSPPDPLRSLIFGMVSTSTHFLSHIQEYNASFQMTSFGATKIIQGQIYHRAGSLLPYPDSDHQFLQIYFVGNENRELDRRCTIASRVRRQIVSELQTFFHQHNELVQVFKIALDRMPSDNHKIIIKADRTPIGEHASRFNAPKTDDVAIVIVGTSFNLATSCYIEEMSNYSVFQSFTAAMMHYNIHYCTGKVMTPRISIYQ